A part of Synechococcales cyanobacterium T60_A2020_003 genomic DNA contains:
- a CDS encoding lipase gives MPLPTVILPGYLAGDRPYREMEQALSSLGITATTVPLKRQDWFPTLGGRSVTPILNALHQTVEKVRAESGSDRVNLVGHSAGGWIARIYLGEVPYDIHPSDAGRKVRWNAHSAIATLVTLGTPHISQERWTKRNLDFVKENYPGAFYPSVQYVCVAGKAMKGEPFSIKSWRSLQGWFTYSSYQLTCGQGNCWGDEITPVEAAHLEGATNLVLDQVVHSPRPQKIWYGSADVVPQWAKYLAS, from the coding sequence ATGCCGCTGCCAACTGTTATTTTGCCGGGATATTTAGCGGGCGATCGCCCCTATCGTGAAATGGAACAGGCGCTATCAAGCCTGGGGATTACCGCAACTACTGTACCCCTAAAACGTCAGGATTGGTTTCCAACCCTAGGTGGCCGCTCCGTAACCCCTATTCTCAATGCCCTGCATCAGACCGTCGAGAAAGTTCGCGCTGAATCTGGGAGCGATCGCGTGAATTTGGTCGGTCATTCAGCGGGAGGCTGGATTGCCCGCATTTATTTAGGTGAGGTTCCCTACGATATCCATCCATCGGATGCCGGAAGAAAGGTGCGCTGGAATGCCCATTCGGCGATCGCCACCTTGGTCACCCTTGGCACTCCCCACATCAGCCAGGAACGCTGGACGAAGCGAAACCTGGATTTTGTTAAAGAGAATTATCCTGGTGCATTCTACCCCTCCGTGCAGTATGTGTGCGTGGCTGGAAAAGCCATGAAAGGCGAGCCGTTTTCAATCAAGTCGTGGCGATCGCTGCAAGGTTGGTTTACCTACAGCAGTTATCAACTCACCTGCGGACAGGGCAACTGCTGGGGGGACGAAATTACACCCGTCGAAGCGGCCCATTTGGAGGGAGCGACAAATCTTGTTCTCGATCAGGTTGTGCATTCCCCCCGACCCCAAAAAATTTGGTACGGATCTGCGGACGTTGTTCCTCAATGGGCGAAATATTTAGCCTCGTAA
- a CDS encoding septal ring lytic transglycosylase RlpA family protein, which produces MIQNKKNLWGSLAVTLLVTTWSAAIAPSQADSRVTDSGASAAQNSVSEERSEDQNLEAPESSVTLSNDLDDQNQDPASVSELADSTESMEASNSAEVVKVGEYQSQEQTDLAEDAIANILPHDMNGRNAATLYVRNIPVLTFLGSSSDSSTSAPASSLSASNVQPGSIEGEEVKIASVQAPSDVLPAESAASEVLDQSDPVLRATAIAATLNQLDRQGVDAESISVKWDGDEQAYVITVGDEVLARIDDDTILPDTTRDHAEDALQATNRLRRLLGSAPPLDEIEGDPHASQGTLVSAVQAAFSGLASWYGPGFDGNYSASGEIFNQNALTAAHPSLPFGTQVRVTNLDNGLSVIVRINDRGPHAPGRVIDLSTGAANVIGLVSAGVAPVSLEVVDSAQASAGAGR; this is translated from the coding sequence ATGATTCAAAACAAAAAAAATCTTTGGGGCAGCCTTGCTGTAACCCTGCTAGTCACAACCTGGAGTGCTGCGATCGCGCCTAGCCAAGCAGATTCCCGCGTTACTGATTCAGGAGCTTCAGCAGCCCAGAACTCAGTTTCTGAGGAACGCTCCGAAGACCAAAACTTAGAGGCCCCAGAGTCATCGGTTACGTTATCGAATGATCTCGACGACCAAAATCAAGACCCTGCTTCGGTTTCTGAGCTTGCTGATAGTACAGAGAGCATGGAAGCATCGAACTCAGCAGAGGTGGTGAAGGTTGGTGAATACCAGTCCCAGGAGCAGACCGATTTAGCCGAGGATGCGATCGCCAACATTCTGCCGCACGACATGAACGGTCGAAATGCAGCAACTCTCTATGTTCGCAATATTCCAGTTTTAACGTTTTTAGGGTCGAGTAGCGACTCCTCTACATCTGCTCCAGCTAGTTCCCTATCTGCGTCCAATGTTCAACCCGGATCGATAGAGGGTGAAGAAGTTAAAATTGCGTCGGTTCAGGCACCCTCTGACGTTCTTCCCGCTGAATCAGCAGCATCTGAAGTTCTCGACCAATCCGATCCCGTGCTCCGGGCAACGGCGATCGCTGCAACCTTAAACCAACTTGATCGCCAAGGCGTGGATGCCGAAAGCATCAGCGTCAAATGGGACGGAGATGAACAAGCCTATGTCATCACCGTTGGAGATGAGGTGCTTGCCCGCATTGATGATGACACCATCTTGCCGGATACCACCCGTGACCACGCTGAAGATGCGCTCCAGGCTACAAATCGTCTAAGACGGTTGCTCGGTTCCGCACCCCCGCTAGACGAAATTGAAGGCGATCCCCACGCATCTCAAGGAACTCTGGTCAGCGCTGTTCAAGCTGCCTTTAGCGGGTTAGCCTCCTGGTATGGCCCTGGGTTTGATGGAAACTACAGTGCCAGTGGCGAAATTTTCAATCAGAATGCATTGACCGCCGCCCATCCTAGTCTTCCCTTTGGAACTCAAGTTCGAGTCACTAACTTGGATAATGGTCTTTCTGTCATTGTGCGTATTAATGACCGAGGCCCCCATGCTCCAGGACGAGTGATTGATCTGTCTACAGGAGCGGCAAACGTGATTGGTTTGGTTAGCGCTGGTGTAGCGCCAGTGAGTCTGGAAGTAGTTGATTCGGCTCAGGCTTCGGCTGGCGCAGGTCGATAG